Proteins found in one Clostridium kluyveri DSM 555 genomic segment:
- a CDS encoding SMR family transporter, translated as MIPLILISVFLGAMGQVLVKYGAVNLELNFTIKYLLPSIFNILKNMPVMLGIISYGLSFLIWIKVLSKVELSYAYPMVSLGYVITMMFSYFVFKENISLIRILGVVFIILGVVLVSRS; from the coding sequence ATGATTCCATTAATACTTATATCAGTTTTTTTAGGTGCAATGGGGCAGGTACTTGTAAAATATGGTGCGGTAAATTTAGAATTGAATTTTACTATAAAATATTTGCTCCCCAGTATTTTCAATATATTAAAAAACATGCCTGTAATGCTTGGAATTATATCCTACGGATTAAGTTTTTTGATTTGGATAAAGGTTTTAAGTAAAGTAGAATTAAGCTATGCTTATCCAATGGTGAGTTTGGGATATGTGATAACTATGATGTTTTCCTATTTTGTATTTAAGGAAAATATATCTCTTATAAGGATATTAGGAGTAGTTTTTATAATACTAGGAGTAGTATTGGTTTCGAGAAGTTAG
- a CDS encoding pyridoxal phosphate-dependent aminotransferase, whose product MILSEKAEKIQPSITLAITAKAKKMKSEGIDVIGFGAGEPDFNTPENIQQAAVSAMKEGYTKYTPASGIAELKKAIMKKFKKDNDLKYDENQIIISTGAKQCLTNVFAATLNSGDEVIIAVPYWVSYPELVKLSDGIPVFIDTKKENDFKYTVEDLKAAYSEKTKMIIINNPNNPTGTIYSKEELEKIADFAREKDILILSDEIYEKLIYDEMKHVSIAGLSEDAYKRTIVINGVSKTYAMTGWRIGYAAADKDIIKLMSNIQSHTTGNPNSIAQYASVAAIDGEESQIEEMVREFKRRRDYMVDKISKIPGVSYLNPKGAFYVMLNISETFGKNIDGVTIDDSLSFSEQLLEKEKVAVVPGLGFGIDGYVRLSYATSMENIKEGLDRIERFILNLK is encoded by the coding sequence ATGATACTTTCAGAAAAGGCTGAAAAAATTCAGCCATCTATAACTTTGGCCATAACTGCTAAGGCAAAAAAAATGAAATCAGAGGGAATTGATGTAATAGGATTTGGGGCTGGAGAACCGGATTTTAATACTCCAGAAAATATTCAACAGGCTGCTGTAAGTGCTATGAAGGAGGGATATACAAAATATACTCCTGCATCTGGTATTGCAGAACTTAAAAAAGCCATTATGAAGAAATTTAAAAAAGATAATGACCTTAAGTATGATGAAAATCAAATTATAATATCTACAGGAGCAAAACAGTGTCTTACAAATGTATTTGCGGCAACTTTGAATTCTGGAGATGAAGTTATTATAGCTGTACCCTACTGGGTAAGTTATCCAGAACTTGTGAAACTTTCAGATGGCATACCAGTATTTATAGATACTAAAAAAGAAAATGACTTTAAATATACTGTAGAAGATTTAAAGGCAGCATATAGTGAAAAAACTAAAATGATTATAATAAATAATCCTAATAATCCTACAGGTACTATTTATTCAAAGGAGGAACTTGAAAAAATTGCAGATTTTGCAAGGGAAAAAGATATTCTTATTCTATCAGATGAAATATATGAAAAGCTTATATACGATGAAATGAAGCATGTTAGCATAGCTGGCCTGTCTGAAGATGCCTATAAGAGAACCATTGTTATAAATGGAGTTTCCAAGACTTATGCTATGACTGGATGGAGAATAGGATATGCTGCAGCAGATAAGGATATAATTAAACTTATGTCAAATATCCAAAGTCATACTACTGGCAATCCTAATTCTATAGCTCAATACGCTTCTGTAGCAGCAATAGATGGAGAAGAGTCTCAGATAGAGGAAATGGTTAGGGAATTTAAAAGAAGAAGAGATTACATGGTAGATAAAATAAGTAAAATACCAGGTGTTTCATATCTAAATCCTAAAGGAGCTTTTTATGTAATGTTAAACATATCAGAAACTTTTGGAAAGAATATAGATGGAGTTACCATAGATGATTCATTGAGTTTTTCAGAACAGCTTCTGGAAAAAGAAAAAGTTGCAGTAGTACCTGGACTGGGCTTTGGAATAGATGGATACGTAAGATTATCTTATGCTACATCTATGGAAAATATAAAAGAAGGACTGGATAGAATAGAAAGATTTATATTAAATTTAAAATAA
- a CDS encoding HPr family phosphocarrier protein has product MVSREVIVKSPTGLHARPATLLVKKASSFKSELYIEFKEKRANIKSLIGVLSLGVPKGANVKITACGDDESLAVEEVVRLIKSLEE; this is encoded by the coding sequence GTGGTTTCTAGAGAAGTTATAGTTAAAAGTCCCACAGGCTTACATGCAAGGCCCGCAACTCTTTTAGTTAAAAAAGCCTCTTCATTTAAATCAGAATTATATATAGAATTTAAAGAGAAAAGAGCTAATATAAAGAGTTTGATTGGAGTACTATCATTGGGTGTACCTAAAGGGGCCAATGTAAAAATTACTGCATGTGGTGATGATGAATCTTTAGCAGTAGAAGAAGTAGTCAGATTAATAAAATCCCTGGAGGAATAA
- a CDS encoding DUF378 domain-containing protein: protein MYKFSIIDKVSLILMVLGALNWGLIGLFNFNIIGIIFGEPVNLIGRILYILIGVAGLNMIILFFKTKNSCK from the coding sequence ATGTATAAATTTAGTATCATAGATAAAGTTTCTTTAATCCTAATGGTTTTAGGTGCACTAAATTGGGGACTTATAGGTCTATTTAATTTTAACATAATAGGAATCATATTTGGAGAACCTGTAAATTTAATAGGAAGAATACTGTACATACTTATAGGAGTAGCAGGATTAAATATGATTATATTATTTTTTAAAACCAAAAATAGCTGTAAATAA